A single region of the Selenomonas sp. oral taxon 920 genome encodes:
- a CDS encoding O-linked N-acetylglucosamine transferase, SPINDLY family protein, translating into MKKKKTKHKHSAKQKPCHRKIRLGYLSSDFGEGPMRDLLPSFFSAYNKLRFEIYAYHTGTGGDSAPFAKEATLREVGDAAPEDAARLIRRDEIDLLIDLSLRTPDEQNRAIMQLCPAPHIVSLAADCPQELAMSLPTVEGSELFPYCYTPLDPAADYTYRTPLLDREVPTIGVSGTLREDGAAALLQMLSALLLRMRVVRLIIPAAISEGFSEEDFARIAEVGTAESSLELVDDLPYGEIDLVLGVHVDLPDVCRAAEHGVPLLTAESLVDDRYANTLMIRLGMPAVQCVEDVAVQACALSLDVPRLSELHELLHWRLFDIFDIGAIRFSVERAYDRVLAQRVEQTAEKLAVQLSRAADAQDWDTVLRTAHALDGLEQLTLEQRMSLAWAYFFSNALTQAGQWALAAEGVPREREGARLYLSVVSAAPPGTSMEIYERAQRGLALIENGLPVVADVHASLLKMCADHGTFARDSEIASAYAMAYSRKTPDIYMRRCYYGAGLFKLNAVNVPAREVYQKSLHYEEFFAEVQPYSHEGRHRKEKLRIGYISGDFRQHVMQYFIWPFLAGFDQDAFEVYVYSLGKHDQYSDFFQTLVTRWRDLSDYSRDMERVAQEIYADEVDILFDLAGHTADSGLAALAWKPAPVQISGLGYMATTGLSAVDYFVTDHYCDPEGSGSEAVYVEKLLRLTSQFCYNGYTSLPASEGTPARAKGYIQFASFNQYAKLQDDVLLAWRAIMERVPNARLLLKNSAYQLRGITSMAHERLQRLGFDMSRVQFERATADYMLRYLDVDIALDTFPWPGGGTSCDALYMGVPVVSYYTDRHSTRFTYSLLANMGLAELASDRLENYVETAVALAGDIDLLDVLHRELRPRMKESPVMDQERYIREMEECYRAIWAEWEARQGFVRT; encoded by the coding sequence ATGAAGAAAAAAAAGACAAAACACAAACATTCTGCAAAGCAGAAGCCGTGTCATCGAAAAATTCGGCTCGGCTACCTCTCCTCGGACTTCGGGGAGGGGCCCATGCGGGATCTGCTCCCTTCGTTTTTCTCCGCCTATAATAAACTGCGCTTCGAGATCTATGCCTACCACACGGGAACGGGGGGAGATTCCGCTCCCTTTGCGAAGGAGGCAACGCTGCGGGAGGTTGGGGATGCTGCCCCCGAAGATGCGGCACGGCTCATCCGCAGAGACGAGATTGATCTGCTGATAGACCTTTCGCTTCGAACGCCGGATGAGCAGAACCGTGCCATTATGCAGCTGTGTCCTGCTCCGCATATTGTCTCACTTGCTGCGGACTGTCCGCAGGAGCTTGCGATGAGTCTGCCGACGGTCGAGGGATCAGAGCTCTTTCCCTATTGTTATACTCCGCTTGATCCTGCAGCTGACTATACCTACCGCACGCCCCTGCTCGATAGGGAAGTGCCCACGATCGGTGTGAGCGGAACGCTGCGTGAGGATGGTGCTGCGGCACTTCTGCAGATGCTTTCGGCGCTCCTGCTGCGGATGCGTGTCGTTCGTCTGATCATCCCCGCGGCGATTTCTGAGGGCTTTTCGGAGGAGGACTTCGCGCGGATTGCGGAGGTGGGGACAGCGGAATCCTCGCTCGAACTTGTGGATGATCTCCCCTATGGTGAAATTGACCTCGTGCTCGGCGTTCATGTGGATCTTCCGGATGTCTGCCGAGCGGCAGAACACGGGGTCCCCCTTCTTACAGCAGAATCTCTTGTCGATGATCGCTATGCCAATACGCTGATGATACGATTGGGGATGCCCGCTGTGCAGTGCGTCGAGGATGTGGCTGTACAGGCATGCGCACTCTCTCTCGACGTTCCGCGTCTCTCGGAACTGCATGAACTTCTGCATTGGCGGCTCTTTGATATATTTGACATCGGCGCGATCAGATTTTCTGTGGAGAGAGCCTATGATCGCGTGCTTGCGCAGAGAGTGGAGCAGACCGCAGAAAAACTTGCTGTACAGTTGTCTCGTGCCGCTGACGCACAGGACTGGGATACGGTTTTGCGTACGGCACATGCACTGGATGGCTTGGAACAGCTTACTCTGGAGCAGCGCATGAGTCTTGCATGGGCATATTTCTTCAGCAATGCGCTGACACAAGCGGGACAATGGGCTCTTGCTGCCGAGGGAGTTCCACGTGAACGCGAGGGGGCACGACTCTACCTCTCTGTTGTCAGTGCTGCGCCGCCTGGGACAAGTATGGAGATCTATGAGCGGGCGCAGCGTGGGCTCGCGTTGATCGAAAACGGACTTCCTGTGGTGGCAGACGTTCATGCCTCTTTGCTCAAGATGTGTGCGGATCATGGTACCTTTGCCCGTGATTCAGAAATCGCATCGGCGTATGCAATGGCGTATTCTCGGAAGACGCCGGATATCTATATGCGGCGCTGTTACTATGGCGCAGGCCTTTTTAAACTCAATGCTGTGAATGTTCCCGCACGAGAGGTCTATCAAAAGAGTCTGCACTATGAGGAGTTTTTTGCAGAAGTGCAGCCCTATTCTCACGAAGGGCGGCACAGGAAAGAAAAGCTGCGCATTGGCTACATTTCTGGGGACTTTCGGCAACATGTCATGCAGTATTTTATTTGGCCTTTTCTGGCAGGATTTGACCAAGACGCCTTTGAGGTCTATGTTTATAGTCTCGGCAAGCATGATCAATACTCGGATTTCTTTCAAACGCTCGTTACTCGATGGAGGGATCTTTCGGATTACTCGCGTGATATGGAGCGTGTTGCACAGGAGATCTATGCGGATGAGGTTGATATCCTCTTCGATCTCGCGGGGCATACGGCGGACTCCGGACTTGCCGCTCTTGCATGGAAACCTGCCCCTGTTCAGATATCGGGGCTTGGCTATATGGCGACGACGGGACTGTCCGCAGTGGACTACTTCGTGACGGATCATTACTGTGACCCGGAGGGCAGCGGCAGCGAAGCCGTATATGTTGAAAAATTACTGCGCCTGACGAGTCAGTTCTGTTATAATGGTTATACAAGTCTGCCTGCATCGGAGGGGACGCCGGCTCGTGCAAAAGGCTATATTCAGTTTGCGTCATTCAATCAGTACGCAAAACTGCAGGATGATGTGCTCCTGGCATGGCGTGCAATCATGGAACGCGTGCCCAATGCACGGCTCTTGTTGAAAAACAGTGCTTATCAATTGCGTGGGATCACCTCTATGGCGCATGAGCGTCTGCAGCGGTTAGGCTTTGATATGAGCCGCGTACAGTTCGAGAGGGCGACGGCGGATTATATGCTGCGCTATCTCGATGTGGATATTGCACTTGACACCTTTCCGTGGCCGGGCGGCGGGACAAGCTGTGATGCCCTCTATATGGGCGTTCCTGTTGTGTCGTACTATACGGATCGCCACAGCACGCGATTTACGTACAGCCTGCTCGCAAATATGGGACTTGCAGAGCTTGCCTCAGATCGGTTGGAGAACTATGTCGAGACTGCGGTGGCCCTTGCGGGGGATATCGATCTGCTCGATGTCCTGCACAGGGAGCTGCGCCCTCGAATGAAGGAATCGCCCGTCATGGATCAGGAGCGCTATATTCGTGAGATGGAGGAATGCTATCGTGCGATCTGGGCAGAGTGGGAAGCGCGGCAAGGATTCGTTCGAACGTGA